One segment of Chelonia mydas isolate rCheMyd1 chromosome 13, rCheMyd1.pri.v2, whole genome shotgun sequence DNA contains the following:
- the LOC122462632 gene encoding extensin-like codes for MAPLLLPHLPPLLPTAPSCYPISHHLTLQPPPATSSPTITPYSPSCYLISHHYSLQPPPATPSPTIAPYSPFLLPHFPTSHPTAPLLLPHLLPSLPIAPSCYPITHHTHSPRLLPHLPPSLPTAPSCYLISHHHTQQPPSATPLHTIIPYVPPPATPSPTITPYSPLLLPHLPPSLLTAPSCYPISHDSLQPPPATPSPTITPYGPLLLLHLLPSVPTSSLLLPHLPPSLPEPPPATPLPNITPYSPPPATPSPTITPYSPLLLPHHPSYPQPPPATSSPTITPCTPSCYSTSDHHTHSPLLLPHLPPSLATAPVCYPISHHHTLHPPSCYPISHHHTPLPPPATPSPTSCSPVSHQFTLDPHSCFIFQSLPLNSFVLPHL; via the exons ATGGCCCCCCTCCTGCTACCCCATCTCCCACCATTACTCcctacagccccctcctgctaccCCATCTCCCACCATCTCACCCTACAGCCACCTCCTGCTACCTCATCTCCCACCATCACTCCCTACAGCCCCTCCTGCTATCTCATCTCCCACCATTACTCCTTacagccccctcctgctaccCCATCTCCCACCATCGCTCCCTACAGCCCCTTCCTGCTACCCCACTTCCCAACATCACACCCTACAGCCCCCCTCCTGCTACCCCATCTCCTACCATCACTCCCTATAGCCCCCTCCTGCTACCCCATCACCCATCATACCCACAGCCCCCGCCTGCTACCTCATCTCCCACCATCACTCCCTACGGCCCCCTCCTGCTATCTCATCTCCCACCATCACACCCAACAGCCCCCTTCTGCTACCCCACTTCACACCATCATACCCTATGTCCCCCCTCCTGCTACCCCATCTCCCACCATTACTCcctacagccccctcctgctaccCCATCTCCCACCATCACTCCTTacagccccctcctgctaccCCATCTCCCATGACTCcctacagccccctcctgctaccCCATCTCCCACCATCACTCCCTACGGCCCCCTCCTGCTACTCCACCTCCTACCATCAGTCCCTACTTCCTCCCTCCTGCTACCCCATCTCCCACCATcactccctgagccccctcctgctaccCCACTTCCCAACATCACACCCTACAGCCCCCCTCCTGCTACCCCATCTCCTACCATCACTCCCTATAGCCCCCTCCTGCTACCCCATCACCCATCATACCCACAGCCCCCGCCTGCTACCTCATCTCCCACCAtcactccctgcaccccctcctgctaCTCCACCTCCGACCAtcacacccacagccccctcctgctaccCCATCTCCCACCATCACTCGCTACTGCCCCCGTCTGCTACCCCATCTCCCACCATCACACCCTACATCCTCCCTCCTGCTACCCCATCTCCCACCATcacaccccactgccccctcctgctACCCCATCTCCCACCTCTTGTTCCCCTGTCTCACACCAGTTCACCCTCGATCCCCACTCATGTTTCATCTTCCAAAGTCTCCCACTGAACTCCTTTGT gCTTCCCCATCTTTAA